A genomic window from Meles meles unplaced genomic scaffold, mMelMel3.1 paternal haplotype, whole genome shotgun sequence includes:
- the LOC123936109 gene encoding olfactory receptor 2L8-like — LENTNQTSTDFFFLGLFPPSRIGLFFFILSFLIFLMALFGNLSMIILILLDTHLHTPMYFLLSQLSLMDLSFISTIVPKMASDYLSGKKSISFIGCGIQSFFFITLASAEGLILASMAYDRYMAICFPLHYPIRMSKRVCVLMITGSWIMGSINSCAHTVYALHIPYCRSRTINHFFCDVPAMLTLACMDTWVYEYTVFVSTTLFLAFPFIGIACSYGRVLLAICRMQSTEGRKKAYSTCSTHLTVVTFYYAPFVYTYLRPRSFQSPREDMALAVFYTILTPMLNPIIYSLRKKEVMGALKRVILRFCYVEI; from the coding sequence TTGGAAAATactaaccaaacatcaactgatttcttctttttggggTTATTCCCACCATCAAGAattggcctgtttttcttcattctcagttttctcattttcctaatggctctgtttggaaacctgtccatgatcatcctcaTCCTCCTGGACACCCATcttcacacacccatgtattttctacttagtcagctCTCCCTGATGGACCTGAGCTTCATCTCCACCATTGTCCCCAAGATGgcttctgattatctctctggaaagaaatctatttctttcattGGGTGTGGAATTCAGAGTTTCTTCTTCATTACTTTAGCTAGTGCAGAAGGATTAATATTGGCCTCTATGGCCTATGATCGTTACATGGCAATTTGTTTTCCTCTCCATTATCCCATTCGTATGAGCAAAAGAGTATGTGTGTTGATGATAACAGGATCTTGGATCATGGGCTCAATCAACTCCTGTGCCCACACTGTGTATGCGCTCCATATACCCTACTGTCGATCCAGAACCAtcaatcatttcttctgtgatgtcCCTGCCATGTTGACGCTGGCCTGCATGGACACCTGGGTCTATGAATACACAGTGTTTGTGAGCACCACCCTCTTCCTTGCATTTCCTTTCATTGGCATTGCATGTTCCTATGGCCGAGTTCTCCTTGCCATCTGCCGTATGCAGTcaacagaagggagaaagaaggcctATTCGACCTGCAGTACCCACCTCACTGTGGTGACTTTTTACTATGCACCCTTTGTTTACACTTATCTACGCCCAAGATCCTTTCAATCTCCCAGAGAGGACATGGCCCTGGCCGTCTTCTATACCATCCTGACCCCAATGCTCAACCCCATAATCTACAGCCTGAGAAAAAAGGAGGTGATGGGGGCCCTGAAAAGAGTGATTCTGAGGTTCTGCTATGTAGAAATataa